The DNA segment ACATGCTTGCAGCTTGCAAGAGCGCGGGCCCCAAGATCGAAATGATAACAAACGGATCATTGCTCAACGCCGATGTTGCCAGAAACCTTATCGATATTCCTCTTGACTGGCTGTACGTCTCTCTTGATGGCCCCAGCGCAGAGTGCTTCGGAAAAATTCGCCCCGGTGCCGATTATGACGCAGTAATCGAAAACATTGCTCGGTTACAGCAGTTAAAAAAGGCGAGTGGCAGAAAACTACCCCGTCTCGGTATCGAGTTCGTGGCCACCAAAACTAATTTCGCCTCCCTGCCCGCCATGCGGCGCACCATAGACGCCCTGGGTGCCGAAAAGTTCATTGTCACCAATATTCTGCCGTACCACGCGAGTATGAAGGACGAGATACTGTACGACGAGGACGTTAGCCTGGACGGGTTCGGCCACGAATCAGTGCTGCTCGCCTCAAAGATCTCGCCGAACATGAAACTGAGAACTCAGCGCAACTGCAAATTCGTTAATGACAGGGCAGTCGCCGTCACCTGCGACGGTGGCGTCAGCCCGTGCTACGCCTACATGCACAACTATAAGTGCTTCATCCTCGGGCGCGAGAAAGAAATCTTCGCCCAACATTTCGGCAACGTCAGTCAGCGTTCGCTGGCAGATATCTGGACTGACCCCAAGTTCGCCGTGTTCCGGTGGACCGTCCGCAATTCCCAGTACCCTTCCTGTACTGACTGCCGCCAGGTAGACGGGTGCAGGATGGCCGACAGCAACGAGGCCGACTGCTGGGGCAACCAGCCATCCTGCGGAGACTGCCTCTGGGCGCGCGAACTCATCGCCTGCCCCTAGAAAGCGTAAAGGAGTATCCCGATGTCTGAAAACACGCCGGATTTTGACCGGATATACGCCGATCACCGCCCGATGATCCGCCGCTACCTGGCACGGCTGGCCGGAGAGAACGAAGCCGACGACCTAACCCAGGAAACCTTCATCAGGGTGAACCAGGGCTTAGACACGTTCAAAGGCCAGTCCAGCATTTCCACCTGGATATATCAAATAGCTACCAACATTGCCGCCGACAGGCTGCGCAGCCGCGTCTTCAAACAGGCGGCCTCCACCGTTTACGGCCCCGAACACGATCAAACACGAAGCTCTGCCTGCGCAAGCCCGCCACCTTCCACGGAAGACCAACTGGTCCGTAAGGAGATGAACCAATGTATCCAGAGCTATGTCGGTTTCCTCCCCGGCAATTATCGGACCGTTCTGATCCTCAGCGAAATGGAAGGGTTAAGGAACAGCGAGATCGCCGCCATTCTCGGATTGAGCTTAAGCACAGTAAAGATAAGGCTTCATCGCGCCAGGGAAAAACTCCGGCAGGAGCTCGCCGCCAACTGCATCTTCTACCGAACTGACTGCAACCAGCTAGCCTGCGAACCCAAAGGACCGGTAAGAAGAAATGCCAAACCACTCGCCCTGAGAAAAACGCCGCTCAAAAAATGAGCGGCGTTTTTATTTCTTAGCGTATCCTTTTAGCGGCATTTTTCGTCTAAAAGGGTGAAGGAGGTGAAAATCAAAATGTCTTTAGGTGCGAAAACAATTGCCATGA comes from the Sporomusaceae bacterium genome and includes:
- a CDS encoding RNA polymerase sigma factor; protein product: MSENTPDFDRIYADHRPMIRRYLARLAGENEADDLTQETFIRVNQGLDTFKGQSSISTWIYQIATNIAADRLRSRVFKQAASTVYGPEHDQTRSSACASPPPSTEDQLVRKEMNQCIQSYVGFLPGNYRTVLILSEMEGLRNSEIAAILGLSLSTVKIRLHRAREKLRQELAANCIFYRTDCNQLACEPKGPVRRNAKPLALRKTPLKK
- a CDS encoding tungsten cofactor oxidoreductase radical SAM maturase, with the translated sequence MNHYRFNTGNEIVELPLQPDIRKIYLEATTECNFSCVTCIRHAWSDRIGAMDEATFTRIMASLKYLPQVETIHFGGFGEPLTHPRILDMLAACKSAGPKIEMITNGSLLNADVARNLIDIPLDWLYVSLDGPSAECFGKIRPGADYDAVIENIARLQQLKKASGRKLPRLGIEFVATKTNFASLPAMRRTIDALGAEKFIVTNILPYHASMKDEILYDEDVSLDGFGHESVLLASKISPNMKLRTQRNCKFVNDRAVAVTCDGGVSPCYAYMHNYKCFILGREKEIFAQHFGNVSQRSLADIWTDPKFAVFRWTVRNSQYPSCTDCRQVDGCRMADSNEADCWGNQPSCGDCLWARELIACP